From Bicyclus anynana chromosome 18, ilBicAnyn1.1, whole genome shotgun sequence, a single genomic window includes:
- the LOC112055658 gene encoding thyroid receptor-interacting protein 11 isoform X1 has translation MSWLNLNQSLNSLKGQITNFATEVLSEGVSPDNEAGSSGELSSVKELEEKCSNQESEIAALKKLNDELQATLQSERLSRKNGLKEEESSWYWDPPSQASRSDHEIEKQYKLQIQALQSELSSLKDRNLPDDVNNEEVIRLLQENQNLTSSLEDLDNQHQIAMERLLTLKKELQKNFEVLKQEHQELKNSNDEYTDEIKVLLRKISEKDQEIESLKTAHPDYDTLFHKYQNLERIHSLLRENAEKFQEENQELHEEVFKLQEKVTKLEHDAEVANKLNEPSHMVPMDKYENILKELNDLKHRRVSNSVHLDEVNIDDNAKSVIETLKRDIDDLKLKLSQRDREYNETIEIKFIKPDKIMQLYNRYVNFDLPVDYVGEIPTETENVIMQKLEGVFKTLNSFKIDIDALENKLSEKKLCINNLQSQIEDVTTENEYLTSDIQHLESELEEMKKNNDFLLSEIAALKNTSKLEPIIETHEDNLAKLETELADCNRINKTFESEIKRIENELKDVQNEKKILQECLNDMKNKYTSMLNELKMCKAQTQAVQELENNANVTHSVKLQEAIDKIDNLQKRLHSANSKNEQLSIDIHILENDKVLLAKQIEDLKQEKQSMCDAHKELEYTNNTLNSSINDLKNKLDESINHKQDLDNKIKQLEHEIKAKKRSPHIDSENTPLNEDTITTESEAIVENASSVTMTVNMRDSLLQEKSILEEKFKSLTNDFVKLQSQQQELINETNLLKEKILIEAHEKSELQKIINDLKVKADQYDATNNTLLILKDENKYLLDKKLQLEVEISSTDNKIMELENEFEKFIADINDKDSIINDLNMTVNKNNLELESLNQNVTDLEKSVQIKSQEIRNLVITVEELTQKLNSVTISSNQSNEELSKLQVEKEELNQQIYILNDEIIHKNSEISKMNGIVTESEKSYTEIKSQLDSKDKEIKELKQSIVELTDKIKASENTTQPNDEYAKLLEEKQAIEKVSVELEKVLNIKEKELVDTQNKMVLLENTVKELKIVIDNATIEKNDIINLVNLKHNESIQYHNEIQRLNQVLLEQNNEFKKIIEEKDLLLKNNTNCTNCESLQLNLKEKDDILVALNKNVTEQEKLKTELLNASEAFKNLTKRCEDLETKLAMQLETVKKLTAENVQLSEQEQNSSRELERLRHHLVELEENYTQELMASEQKLCECQARLHQVEERAKQTSTVYTSNSIRANQEVETLRNQIKLLEKQREEVQAKLSEADDARSRSEAALTNLQVVLEQFQLDKERDIHSATEKIRNQMEEVKRQNDALRNEIARLNGKLEESVAGLKAATRLGDQVETKTAQINDLKEQVRALQASITAAEERYYSAISNQQDKVDKNLVKNLVVNYVLTANRNDLNRTQVLRILSTVLDFNQTECEKLGLVRSANAGDSLAAEFVKFLHNESRPRAPLPDMMGLQGGRTTPASSRKSSTIGPHPVFDVGHRRNPSTGSNNLLFQNMDSVETSSQVSIESDTRAIPINTLDTGVNQTRNNEGAILKHVLKDM, from the exons AGATTGTCGAGGAAAAATGGACTTAAAGAAGAAGAATCGAGCTGGTACTGGGATCCACCTTCACAAGCATCTAGAAGTGACCATGAAATCGAAAAGCAATACAAGTTGCAAATACAAGCTTTACAAAGTGAATTATCCTCCTTGAAAGATCGGAACCTGCCAGATGATGTAAACAATGAAGAAGTCATAAGGCTTCTACAAGAAAATCAAAACCTCACATCCAGCTTAGAAGACTTAGATAACCAACACCAAATAGCTATGGAAAGGCTACTAACATTGAAAAAAGAATTACAGAAAAACTTTGAAGTCTTGAAACAAGAGCatcaagaattaaaaaacagcAATGATGAATACACAGatgaaataaaagtattattacgTAAAATAAGTGAGAAAGATCAAGAAATAGAAAGTCTTAAAACAGCACATCCTGATTATGATACTCTTTTCCACAAATACCAGAACTTAGAAAGAATACATAGCTTGCTAAGGGAAAATGCTGAAAAGTTTCAAGAAGAAAATCAGGAATTACATGAAgaagtttttaaattacaagaaaaagtGACTAAATTAGAACATGATGCAGAAGTGGCTAATAAATTGAATGAACCGTCACACATGGTGCCGATGGATAAGTATGAAAACATATTAAAAGAATTAAATGATTTGAAACATAGGCGTGTCTCTAATTCAGTACATCTAGATGAAGTAAATATAGACGATAATGCTAAAAGTGTAATAGAAACACTTAAAAGAGATATAGAtgacttgaaattaaagttatctCAACGCGATAGAGAATATAATGAGactatagaaattaaatttataaaaccaGATAAAATCATGCAGTTATATAATCGTTACGTTAATTTTGATTTACCTGTAGATTATGTAGGTGAAATCCCGACAGAAACAGAAAATGTTATCATGCAAAAACTAGAGGGTGTATTTAAAACTTTGAATTCATTTAAAATAGATATTGATGCTCTAGAAAACAAACTATCAGAAAAAAAGCTTtgcataaataatttacaatcgcAAATTGAAGATGTGACTACGGAAAATGAATATTTGACATCCGATATACAGCACCTTGAGAGTGAATTGGAAGAAATGAAAAAGAACAATGATTTTCTTCTTTCAGAAATAGCGGCCTTAAAAAATACCTCTAAATTGGAACCAATCATTGAAACTCATGAAGACAATCTTGCAAAATTAGAGACTGAACTCGCTGATTGTAAtagaataaacaaaacatttgaatCCGAAATAAAAAGGATAGAGAACGAGCTAAAGGATGtacaaaatgagaaaaaaatattacaagaaTGCCTTAATGATATGAAAAATAAGTATACTTCAATGCTTAATGAATTAAAGATGTGTAAAGCGCAGACACAAGCTGTACAAGAACTAGAAAATAATGCAAATGTTACACATAGTGTTAAATTACAGGAAGCTATAGATAAAATAGATAACTTGCAAAAACGCTTACATTCCgctaactctaaaaatgaacaACTTTCTATCGACATTCATATCCTGGAAAACGATAAAGTATTACTAGCTAAACAAATTGAAGACctaaaacaagaaaaacagTCAATGTGCGATGCGCACAAAGAATTAGAGTATACAAACAATACTTTAAATAGCAGTATAAATGATCTTAAGAATAAACTAGATGAATCTATAAATCATAAACAAGATTTAGACAACAAGATAAAACAACTCGAGCATGAGATTAAAGCTAAAAAAAGAAGTCCACATATTGACTCAGAAAATACTCCTCTGAACGAAGATACAATAACTACAGAATCTGAAGCCATTGTTGAAAATGCATCATCTGTAACGATGACAGTAAATATGCGAGATAGTTTACTGCAAGAAAAATCAATTCTTGAAGAGAAATTTAAATCACTAACTAATGACTTTGTAAAACTTCAAAGCCAACAAcaagaattaattaatgaaactaatttattaaaagaaaagatACTTATTGAGGCTCACGAGAAGTCTGAACTTCAAAAGATCATTAACGATTTAAAAGTAAAAGCTGATCAGTATGATGCTACCAATAATACACTCTTAATCTTAAAAGATGAAAACAAATACcttttagataaaaaattacaacttgAAGTAGAAATATCTTCCACGGACAACAAAATTATGGAATtagaaaatgaatttgaaaaattcatcgCAGATATTAACGATAAAGATTCCATAATAAATGACCTTAACATGacggtaaataaaaataatcttgaacTTGAAAGTCTAAATCAAAATGTTACTGATCTTgaaaaaagtgttcaaataaaAAGTCAAGAAATTAGGAACCTCGTTATAACTGTGGAAGAACTAACACAAAAACTAAACAGCGTTACAATCAGTTCCAACCAAAGTAACGAAGAATTGAGTAAGTTACAAGTAGAGAAAGAAGAACTTAACCAACAAATATACATTCTTAACGATGAAATTATTCACAAAAACTCGGAAATTTCTAAAATGAATGGTATAGTTACGGAATCAGAAAAATCCTATACAGAAATCAAATCACAATTAGACAGTAAAGATAAAGAAAtaaaggaattaaaacagtcCATTGTAGAATTAACAGACAAAATAAAAGCTTCAGAGAACACCACTCAACCAAACGATGAATATGCTAAATTGTTAGAAGAGAAACAGGCAATAGAAAAGGTATCAGTAGAACTAGAGAAAGTTTtaaacataaaagaaaaagaattagtagatacacaaaataaaatggTGTTATTAGAAAATACAGTTAAAGAATTGAAAATTGTCATAGATAATGCTACCATTGAAAAGAATGACATTATAAATTTAGTGAATTTAAAACATAATGAAAGTATACAATACCACAATGAAATACAGAGGTTAAACCAAGTTCTACTTGAACagaataatgaatttaaaaaaattatcgaaGAAAAagatctattattaaaaaataatactaactGCACGAATTGTGAATCATTACAACTAAATCTCAAAGAAAAGGATGACATACTAGTGGCATTAAATAAAAACGTCACAGAACAAGAAAAGTTAAAAACGGAATTATTAAACGCAAGTGAAGCATTTAAGAATCTGACGAAGAGATGCGAAGATCTAGAAACAAAGTTAGCAATGCAATTGGAGACTGTAAAGAAATTGACGGCAGAAAATGTACAG TTGTCAGAGCAAGAACAGAACTCCTCGCGCGAGCTGGAAAGGTTGCGCCACCACCTCGTGGAGTTAGAAGAGAACTACACCCAGGAGCTCATGGCTTCTGAGCAGAAGCTGTGCGAGTGCCAGGCCAGGCTGCATCAGGTCGAGGAGAGGGCTAAGCAAACCAGCACCGTTTACACCAGCAATAG CATTCGAGCCAATCAAGAAGTAGAAACGCTGAGGAACCAAATCAAGCTATTGGAGAAACAGCGTGAAGAAGTACAAGCTAAGCTGAGCGAAGCGGACGACGCGAGGAGTAGAAGCGAAGCAGCGCTCACCAACTTGCAAGTTGTGCTGGAACAGTTCCAATTAG ACAAGGAAAGAGACATCCACAGCGCAACAGAGAAAATAAGAAACCAAATGGAGGAGGTCAAACGCCAAAACGACGCGTTACGCAACGAAATAGCGCGACTGAATGGAAAACTAGAGGAGTCTGTCGCCGGCCTGAAAGCTGCTACCAGGCTGGGCGATCAGGTCGAGACGAAGACGGCACAGATCAACGATCTCAAGGAACAAG TGCGAGCTCTCCAGGCGTCGATAACCGCTGCAGAGGAGAGGTACTACAGCGCTATATCCAACCAGCAGGACAAGGTGGACAAGAACCTGGTGAAGAACCTGGTCGTCAACTACGTGCTTACGGCTAACAGGAATGACCTTAACAG AACCCAAGTCCTGCGCATCCTCTCCACAGTGTTGGACTTCAACCAGACGGAATGTGAGAAGCTGGGTCTAGTCAGGTCAGCCAATGCTGGAGACAGTTTGGCTGCGGAGTTTGTCAAGTTTCTCCACAACGAGTCGAGGCCAAGAGCGCCTTTGCCGGATATGATGGGACTGCAAGGAGGCAGAACAACTCCCGCTAGTTCAAGGAAAAGTTCTACCattg
- the LOC112055658 gene encoding thyroid receptor-interacting protein 11 isoform X2 yields the protein MERLLTLKKELQKNFEVLKQEHQELKNSNDEYTDEIKVLLRKISEKDQEIESLKTAHPDYDTLFHKYQNLERIHSLLRENAEKFQEENQELHEEVFKLQEKVTKLEHDAEVANKLNEPSHMVPMDKYENILKELNDLKHRRVSNSVHLDEVNIDDNAKSVIETLKRDIDDLKLKLSQRDREYNETIEIKFIKPDKIMQLYNRYVNFDLPVDYVGEIPTETENVIMQKLEGVFKTLNSFKIDIDALENKLSEKKLCINNLQSQIEDVTTENEYLTSDIQHLESELEEMKKNNDFLLSEIAALKNTSKLEPIIETHEDNLAKLETELADCNRINKTFESEIKRIENELKDVQNEKKILQECLNDMKNKYTSMLNELKMCKAQTQAVQELENNANVTHSVKLQEAIDKIDNLQKRLHSANSKNEQLSIDIHILENDKVLLAKQIEDLKQEKQSMCDAHKELEYTNNTLNSSINDLKNKLDESINHKQDLDNKIKQLEHEIKAKKRSPHIDSENTPLNEDTITTESEAIVENASSVTMTVNMRDSLLQEKSILEEKFKSLTNDFVKLQSQQQELINETNLLKEKILIEAHEKSELQKIINDLKVKADQYDATNNTLLILKDENKYLLDKKLQLEVEISSTDNKIMELENEFEKFIADINDKDSIINDLNMTVNKNNLELESLNQNVTDLEKSVQIKSQEIRNLVITVEELTQKLNSVTISSNQSNEELSKLQVEKEELNQQIYILNDEIIHKNSEISKMNGIVTESEKSYTEIKSQLDSKDKEIKELKQSIVELTDKIKASENTTQPNDEYAKLLEEKQAIEKVSVELEKVLNIKEKELVDTQNKMVLLENTVKELKIVIDNATIEKNDIINLVNLKHNESIQYHNEIQRLNQVLLEQNNEFKKIIEEKDLLLKNNTNCTNCESLQLNLKEKDDILVALNKNVTEQEKLKTELLNASEAFKNLTKRCEDLETKLAMQLETVKKLTAENVQLSEQEQNSSRELERLRHHLVELEENYTQELMASEQKLCECQARLHQVEERAKQTSTVYTSNSIRANQEVETLRNQIKLLEKQREEVQAKLSEADDARSRSEAALTNLQVVLEQFQLDKERDIHSATEKIRNQMEEVKRQNDALRNEIARLNGKLEESVAGLKAATRLGDQVETKTAQINDLKEQVRALQASITAAEERYYSAISNQQDKVDKNLVKNLVVNYVLTANRNDLNRTQVLRILSTVLDFNQTECEKLGLVRSANAGDSLAAEFVKFLHNESRPRAPLPDMMGLQGGRTTPASSRKSSTIGPHPVFDVGHRRNPSTGSNNLLFQNMDSVETSSQVSIESDTRAIPINTLDTGVNQTRNNEGAILKHVLKDM from the exons ATGGAAAGGCTACTAACATTGAAAAAAGAATTACAGAAAAACTTTGAAGTCTTGAAACAAGAGCatcaagaattaaaaaacagcAATGATGAATACACAGatgaaataaaagtattattacgTAAAATAAGTGAGAAAGATCAAGAAATAGAAAGTCTTAAAACAGCACATCCTGATTATGATACTCTTTTCCACAAATACCAGAACTTAGAAAGAATACATAGCTTGCTAAGGGAAAATGCTGAAAAGTTTCAAGAAGAAAATCAGGAATTACATGAAgaagtttttaaattacaagaaaaagtGACTAAATTAGAACATGATGCAGAAGTGGCTAATAAATTGAATGAACCGTCACACATGGTGCCGATGGATAAGTATGAAAACATATTAAAAGAATTAAATGATTTGAAACATAGGCGTGTCTCTAATTCAGTACATCTAGATGAAGTAAATATAGACGATAATGCTAAAAGTGTAATAGAAACACTTAAAAGAGATATAGAtgacttgaaattaaagttatctCAACGCGATAGAGAATATAATGAGactatagaaattaaatttataaaaccaGATAAAATCATGCAGTTATATAATCGTTACGTTAATTTTGATTTACCTGTAGATTATGTAGGTGAAATCCCGACAGAAACAGAAAATGTTATCATGCAAAAACTAGAGGGTGTATTTAAAACTTTGAATTCATTTAAAATAGATATTGATGCTCTAGAAAACAAACTATCAGAAAAAAAGCTTtgcataaataatttacaatcgcAAATTGAAGATGTGACTACGGAAAATGAATATTTGACATCCGATATACAGCACCTTGAGAGTGAATTGGAAGAAATGAAAAAGAACAATGATTTTCTTCTTTCAGAAATAGCGGCCTTAAAAAATACCTCTAAATTGGAACCAATCATTGAAACTCATGAAGACAATCTTGCAAAATTAGAGACTGAACTCGCTGATTGTAAtagaataaacaaaacatttgaatCCGAAATAAAAAGGATAGAGAACGAGCTAAAGGATGtacaaaatgagaaaaaaatattacaagaaTGCCTTAATGATATGAAAAATAAGTATACTTCAATGCTTAATGAATTAAAGATGTGTAAAGCGCAGACACAAGCTGTACAAGAACTAGAAAATAATGCAAATGTTACACATAGTGTTAAATTACAGGAAGCTATAGATAAAATAGATAACTTGCAAAAACGCTTACATTCCgctaactctaaaaatgaacaACTTTCTATCGACATTCATATCCTGGAAAACGATAAAGTATTACTAGCTAAACAAATTGAAGACctaaaacaagaaaaacagTCAATGTGCGATGCGCACAAAGAATTAGAGTATACAAACAATACTTTAAATAGCAGTATAAATGATCTTAAGAATAAACTAGATGAATCTATAAATCATAAACAAGATTTAGACAACAAGATAAAACAACTCGAGCATGAGATTAAAGCTAAAAAAAGAAGTCCACATATTGACTCAGAAAATACTCCTCTGAACGAAGATACAATAACTACAGAATCTGAAGCCATTGTTGAAAATGCATCATCTGTAACGATGACAGTAAATATGCGAGATAGTTTACTGCAAGAAAAATCAATTCTTGAAGAGAAATTTAAATCACTAACTAATGACTTTGTAAAACTTCAAAGCCAACAAcaagaattaattaatgaaactaatttattaaaagaaaagatACTTATTGAGGCTCACGAGAAGTCTGAACTTCAAAAGATCATTAACGATTTAAAAGTAAAAGCTGATCAGTATGATGCTACCAATAATACACTCTTAATCTTAAAAGATGAAAACAAATACcttttagataaaaaattacaacttgAAGTAGAAATATCTTCCACGGACAACAAAATTATGGAATtagaaaatgaatttgaaaaattcatcgCAGATATTAACGATAAAGATTCCATAATAAATGACCTTAACATGacggtaaataaaaataatcttgaacTTGAAAGTCTAAATCAAAATGTTACTGATCTTgaaaaaagtgttcaaataaaAAGTCAAGAAATTAGGAACCTCGTTATAACTGTGGAAGAACTAACACAAAAACTAAACAGCGTTACAATCAGTTCCAACCAAAGTAACGAAGAATTGAGTAAGTTACAAGTAGAGAAAGAAGAACTTAACCAACAAATATACATTCTTAACGATGAAATTATTCACAAAAACTCGGAAATTTCTAAAATGAATGGTATAGTTACGGAATCAGAAAAATCCTATACAGAAATCAAATCACAATTAGACAGTAAAGATAAAGAAAtaaaggaattaaaacagtcCATTGTAGAATTAACAGACAAAATAAAAGCTTCAGAGAACACCACTCAACCAAACGATGAATATGCTAAATTGTTAGAAGAGAAACAGGCAATAGAAAAGGTATCAGTAGAACTAGAGAAAGTTTtaaacataaaagaaaaagaattagtagatacacaaaataaaatggTGTTATTAGAAAATACAGTTAAAGAATTGAAAATTGTCATAGATAATGCTACCATTGAAAAGAATGACATTATAAATTTAGTGAATTTAAAACATAATGAAAGTATACAATACCACAATGAAATACAGAGGTTAAACCAAGTTCTACTTGAACagaataatgaatttaaaaaaattatcgaaGAAAAagatctattattaaaaaataatactaactGCACGAATTGTGAATCATTACAACTAAATCTCAAAGAAAAGGATGACATACTAGTGGCATTAAATAAAAACGTCACAGAACAAGAAAAGTTAAAAACGGAATTATTAAACGCAAGTGAAGCATTTAAGAATCTGACGAAGAGATGCGAAGATCTAGAAACAAAGTTAGCAATGCAATTGGAGACTGTAAAGAAATTGACGGCAGAAAATGTACAG TTGTCAGAGCAAGAACAGAACTCCTCGCGCGAGCTGGAAAGGTTGCGCCACCACCTCGTGGAGTTAGAAGAGAACTACACCCAGGAGCTCATGGCTTCTGAGCAGAAGCTGTGCGAGTGCCAGGCCAGGCTGCATCAGGTCGAGGAGAGGGCTAAGCAAACCAGCACCGTTTACACCAGCAATAG CATTCGAGCCAATCAAGAAGTAGAAACGCTGAGGAACCAAATCAAGCTATTGGAGAAACAGCGTGAAGAAGTACAAGCTAAGCTGAGCGAAGCGGACGACGCGAGGAGTAGAAGCGAAGCAGCGCTCACCAACTTGCAAGTTGTGCTGGAACAGTTCCAATTAG ACAAGGAAAGAGACATCCACAGCGCAACAGAGAAAATAAGAAACCAAATGGAGGAGGTCAAACGCCAAAACGACGCGTTACGCAACGAAATAGCGCGACTGAATGGAAAACTAGAGGAGTCTGTCGCCGGCCTGAAAGCTGCTACCAGGCTGGGCGATCAGGTCGAGACGAAGACGGCACAGATCAACGATCTCAAGGAACAAG TGCGAGCTCTCCAGGCGTCGATAACCGCTGCAGAGGAGAGGTACTACAGCGCTATATCCAACCAGCAGGACAAGGTGGACAAGAACCTGGTGAAGAACCTGGTCGTCAACTACGTGCTTACGGCTAACAGGAATGACCTTAACAG AACCCAAGTCCTGCGCATCCTCTCCACAGTGTTGGACTTCAACCAGACGGAATGTGAGAAGCTGGGTCTAGTCAGGTCAGCCAATGCTGGAGACAGTTTGGCTGCGGAGTTTGTCAAGTTTCTCCACAACGAGTCGAGGCCAAGAGCGCCTTTGCCGGATATGATGGGACTGCAAGGAGGCAGAACAACTCCCGCTAGTTCAAGGAAAAGTTCTACCattg